The following are encoded in a window of Megalops cyprinoides isolate fMegCyp1 chromosome 16, fMegCyp1.pri, whole genome shotgun sequence genomic DNA:
- the naa40 gene encoding N-alpha-acetyltransferase 40 isoform X1 has translation MGRKSNRGKEKKQKRLEERAAMDAVCAKVEAANKLEDPLAAFPVFKKYDRNGLNLQIECKRVSALNPSTVEWAYELTRANMQILYEQSEWGWKEREKREEMTDERAWYLLVCDADSTPIAFSHFRFDVECGEEVLYCYEVQLESRVRRKGLGKFLIQILQLIANSTQMKKVMLTVFKHNRGAYEFFREALQFQIDDSSPSMSGCCGDDCSYEILSRRTKFGEATGHGHSGGHCGGCCH, from the exons ATGGGG AGGAAGTCAAATCGTGGGaaggagaaaaagcagaaacgcCTGGAGGAGCGCGCTGCCATGGATGCTGTTTGCGCCAAGGTTGAGGCTGCCAACAAG CTTGAGGATCCTCTGGCAGCTTTCCCCGTGTTCAAAAAGTATGACAGAAACGG gtTGAACCTACAGATTGAGTGCAAGCGGGTGTCAGCCCTAAACCCCAGTACAGTGGAGTGGGCGTACGAGCTGACGAGAGCCAACATGCAGATACT CTATGAGCAGAGCGAGTGGGGCTGGAAGgaaagggagaagagggaggagatgacagatgAGAGGGCATGGTACCTCCTGGTCTGTGATGCAGACTCCACCCCCATTGCCTTCTCCCACTTCCGATTCGACGTGGAGTGTGGGGAGGAGGTGCTCTACTG ctATGAAGTGCAGTTGGAGAGCAGAGTAAGAAGGAAAGGTCTGGGCAAATTCCTCATCCAGATTCTCCAGCTCATCGCCAACAG CACACAGATGAAGAAGGTGATGTTGACTGTATTCAAACACAACCGTGGTGCGTACGAGTTCTTCAGGGAGGCCTTACA GTTTCAGATTGACGACAGTTCGCCCAGCATGTCGGGCTGTTGCGGGGATGACTGCTCCTATGAGATCCTGAGTCGGCGGACCAAATTTGGAGAGGCCACGGGGCATGGGCATAGCGGGGGCCACTGTGGGGGGTGCTGCCACTGA
- the naa40 gene encoding N-alpha-acetyltransferase 40 isoform X2: protein MDAVCAKVEAANKLEDPLAAFPVFKKYDRNGLNLQIECKRVSALNPSTVEWAYELTRANMQILYEQSEWGWKEREKREEMTDERAWYLLVCDADSTPIAFSHFRFDVECGEEVLYCYEVQLESRVRRKGLGKFLIQILQLIANSTQMKKVMLTVFKHNRGAYEFFREALQFQIDDSSPSMSGCCGDDCSYEILSRRTKFGEATGHGHSGGHCGGCCH from the exons ATGGATGCTGTTTGCGCCAAGGTTGAGGCTGCCAACAAG CTTGAGGATCCTCTGGCAGCTTTCCCCGTGTTCAAAAAGTATGACAGAAACGG gtTGAACCTACAGATTGAGTGCAAGCGGGTGTCAGCCCTAAACCCCAGTACAGTGGAGTGGGCGTACGAGCTGACGAGAGCCAACATGCAGATACT CTATGAGCAGAGCGAGTGGGGCTGGAAGgaaagggagaagagggaggagatgacagatgAGAGGGCATGGTACCTCCTGGTCTGTGATGCAGACTCCACCCCCATTGCCTTCTCCCACTTCCGATTCGACGTGGAGTGTGGGGAGGAGGTGCTCTACTG ctATGAAGTGCAGTTGGAGAGCAGAGTAAGAAGGAAAGGTCTGGGCAAATTCCTCATCCAGATTCTCCAGCTCATCGCCAACAG CACACAGATGAAGAAGGTGATGTTGACTGTATTCAAACACAACCGTGGTGCGTACGAGTTCTTCAGGGAGGCCTTACA GTTTCAGATTGACGACAGTTCGCCCAGCATGTCGGGCTGTTGCGGGGATGACTGCTCCTATGAGATCCTGAGTCGGCGGACCAAATTTGGAGAGGCCACGGGGCATGGGCATAGCGGGGGCCACTGTGGGGGGTGCTGCCACTGA